CTCCAGCCTACTTTGGGCTGCGTATCAttgaattgtcctggctttggccaggacaaaactCGAGAAGTGTTTTCGTATTTACTTCAGCCTACTTTGGCTGCGCATTAttgaattgtcctggctttggccaggacaaaactCGAGAAGTGTTTTCGTATTTACTTCAGCCTATTTTGGGCTGAGTATGAttgaattgtcctggctttggccaggacaaagCTCAAGAAGTGTCTTCGTATTTATTCCAGCCTACTTTGGCTGCGTATTAttgaattgtcctggctttggccaggacaaaactCGAGAAACGTTTTCGCTTAAATCTCGTTGAGAAAAAACTTACCCAATAACTTGGTTGATCAAACCAAGTTAATTGTGGGTAGCgtttctctcctttttttttacgAGCTTTAGCCGTTCACCTTTTACTTTTCCAAGAGACCTGACGCGCTTTCTTCTTATCGAAGGTAGCTGGGCCAATTTTTATTATGCTTGTAAGCGTGGAAAATTACAAAAGTAAAGAGATCTACTCTGGCTTCTATTGCCTTGTTATAGTATTAACTTCTTGTGTCTATACATAGTATTTCTTTAGCATGTTGGCGTTCCAGCTGTTcttcaattctcttccttccaTCGTCATTAGATGGTACGAGCCTGGGGCTACTTCTTTTGTGATCTGGTAAGGTCCTTCCCAATTGGCAGTGAATTTTCCTTCTGCCTTTCCCTTTCTAATGGCAGCTGTTCTTCTGAGGACCAGGTCCCCCACCTGCATAGGTCTGTGCTTTACCCTCTTGTTGTATGCCCTGctcattttttctttgtttgctgCCAACTTGAGCTCTGCTTGCAGCCTGACTTCCGGTAAGAGATCTAATGCTTCCCTCATACGCTGCTCATTAGTGCCTTCCTCATAGTACTGCACTCTAAAGCTAGGTAGACCCACTTCGACAGGCAGGACGGCCTCAGCCCCAAAAGCTAGTTTGTAAGGACTTTCTCctgttgcttctttttcagtggTCCTGTTGGACCACAAGATCTCTGGAATAAGGTCGGCCCATGCACCCTTAAAATCTTCTACCTTCTTTCGCAGTGCTCCCAGGATTTGTTTATTTGCTGCCTCTGCCTGACCATTGCTCTGGGGATGGCACACAGATGCGTATGCGAATTTTATTCTTAGTTCAGCGCAGTAATCCTTTATAGGAGTGCAGTCGAACTGTGTTCCATGATCGAAGACTAAACTTTCTGGGATGCCGAACCTTGTCACAATGTTCTTCCAGATGAAATCCTTCATCCGCTTGGCTGTTATGCTTTTAGTGGGCTCTGCCTCAATCCACTTAGTAAAATAGTCAACTGCTACGATCAGAAATTTTCTTCCCCCGCTTGCTGCTGTGAATGGTCCCAGaatatccattccccactgGGCGAATGGTATGGGGTTGATGATTGGCTGTAAGTCATTAGAGGGTTGGTTGATCACTGGGGCGAATTTCTGGCACTTGTCGCACTTTTTAACATATGCTTGAGAATCACTTACCATGGTTGGCCAATAATATCCTGCTCTGAGAGCTTTCAAGGCTAATGTCCTGCCACCTATGTGGTTTTCACATATTCCCTCGTGTATTTCCTCAATGACTCGTTGTGACTCCTCTGTTGATATACACCTCAGCAGAGGCAACGAAAAGGATTTCTTGTACAGTTTACCCTGGTAAATGACGAACCAATGCTCGTTTCGTTTTACTTTTTTCTGCTCTTGCTCTGCTGTGGGAAGGCCCCTTCCCAGCTTGTATGAGACTATACTGTCATACCACTGTGGCTCAGTGTCAATGAAGTTGACTGCAGGCTTTTTATCAATGCTCTTTTCTTCCTGGACCTCTACCATCACTGTTCTTTCCAAGTCCTGTAGCGTCGAACTTGCTAATTTGGATAGGGCGTCTGCTTGACTGTTCTCTTCCCTGGGAACAAGTTGAATCTCAAAGCTTTCTAGCTGGGCTACTGCTTCTTTCATCAAGGCCAAGTACCTCTGCATAGATGGTTCTCTGGCTTCATATTCACCTCTATATTGGCTGGCCACCAGCTGTGAATCGGTTTTGAGCACTATTTTCTTAGCATCTGCTGCTTTGCACATCTGGATTCCTGCGATTGCCGTCTCATACTCTGCTTCGTTATTTGAagctttgaatttgaattttataGCATATTCGAAAACGTTGCCTTCTGGTGACACCATTATGATACCTGCACCCGACCCTGTGACTGCAGCGGAGCCGTCTACTGAGATCTGCCAAGTCCCCAATGGCTCTTCCTCCTCCTCGTATGATGCCTCTGCTATGAAAACTGCCAGTGCCTGTGCTTTTATGGCGGTTCTGGGTTTGTACTCGATGTCATATTCTGAGAGTTCCACTGCCCATTTCAGGAGTCTACCAGAGGTATCTAACCTTTGCAATGATTTCTCTAAAGGTTGATTAGTTAACACTTGCACTTTATGTGCGTCAAAGTATGGTTTCAATTTCCTGGCAGCTATCATGATGGCAAAGGCCATTTTTTCAATCAGGGGGTACCTCTGTTCTGCTGGGTTGAGgatgtggctgacaaagtagaCTGGCTGCTGGATTTTATCTTTCTCGACTACCAAAGCTGCTGCTACAGTTTTCTTGGAGGCAGAGATGTATAGCTGTAATATGTCCCCCACTTCTGGTCTGGCTATGGTTGGGAGGCTTTTCAAGTGGTTCTTCACCTCCTTGAATGCTTTCTCTTGCTCTTCTCCCCATTTAAATGTTTTGTTTCCCTTTAGCACCTGGAAAAAGGGGAGAGACTTATCCGCGAACTTGCTGATGAACCTGGTGAGTGCTGCCATTTTCCCAGTCAACCTCTGGATGTCTCGTATGTTTCTTGGTtctggtaggttgagtatggccTCTACTTTTTCTGGATtggcatcaattcctctttcactgACCAGGAACCCCAAAAATTTTCCGGACTTAACACCGAacacgcatttttttgggtttaacTTCATACCAAATTGCCTCAATGTTGCAAAAGTTTCCTTCAGATCCTTAATGTGATCACCCTCCTTTTTGCTCTTGACTATGGAGTCATCTACATACACCTCCACGTTTCGGCCTTTTTGTCCTGCGAATGTTTTTTCTACCAGTTTCTGGTATGTGGCCCCTGCATTCTTTAGACCAAACGGCATAGCCCTGTAGTTGTAAACTCCAGCGTCTGTAATGAAGGCGGCTTTTTTCCGGTCTGATTCTAACAAACTGATCTGGTGATAGcccgaaaaggcatccatgaaactCAGCAGGGCATGCCCGCTGGTGGAATCCACCAGTTGATCTATCCTGGGTAGCGGGTAACAATCTTTCGGACAAGCCCTGTTTAGGTCTgtaaagtctacgcacatcctCCATTGACCATTTGCTTTCTTTACCATCACGACATTAGCCAACCATTCTGGGTAGTCACACTCTTCTATGAATTTGGCTGCTAACAGTTTGCTGATCTCTTCCTGGATGGCTACATTCTTCTCTGTCGAAAAAGTTCTCTTCTTCTGTTTTACCGGTCTGACTTCTCTGTTAACATTCAACCTGTGGACCATGACGTTGGGATCAATCCCTGGCATTTCGTCGGCAGAGAAAGCAAATATGTCCGCGTGCTCTCGCAACAGATCGATGATATTTACCCTCAGGGAAAAGTCTACATTTGTGCCAATTCGGACTGTTCTGTCCTCTACTCCTTCTTCCAGCTCTATCTCCTCTGTTTCTTCTGCTGGGGCTGGTTTTAACAGTCCTTCTTCACGATGCTCAAAATTCTCCATGTCCAATAGTGCGTCTTTTTACgctctgctctctttctctttctggaCAAGGGAATGTCTGCCTCTGCCAGGGGTGGGGGTCTGGGTGGCTGTTTCAGGGCTGTGTGGTAGCATCTCTTAGCCTGCTCTTGGTTTCCCTTGACCTTAGCTGATCTGTTATCATTCGTTGTGTACATCATGGTGAGGTGATAAGTAGAATGGCGTTGTATGCTGCGGGTACTTTCACTATCATGAAATCAACCATGACATCCTTGATATCTTTCCCCTGCCCAATTTGGACAGGTAAGCTGACTATTCGTTCTGGTATCACCGTTGCCCCTGTGAAATCAATTACTGGGTAGCTAACTGGTTTTACGTGCTTTTCTTCAATCTGCAGCTCTTGGAAAGCTGGCCAGAATAGAATGTTTGCAGAGCTACCTCcgtctatcaggattcgatggaTTTTTCTGTTAGCCACATCCAGAGCTAACACCATTGGGTCATCATGGGGATAAATTATGCCCTTACAATCATCTTCTGTAAAGGTGCACTGTGGGATTTTTGGAGGGGCAGGCCATTTTCCTGAGTTATGGTAATTAACCTGGTGTTTAAATTCGCTCACACTGGCCTTAGCACCGCTGGCTGTAGTACCAGCGTAAACTGGTCCTCCTGTTATGACCAGTATATCATTCGACCTCTTCTGATCTGCTGGGTGGTTCTGCTTTTGCTCTGTCTTTCTGTTATCAAATCGACCCTCATCATCCCTGTTTTCGTAGGTCCTGCTATATGAGCTCTTTGCCTTAAATTGTGTTAGGTACCCCCTTCGGATCAGGTCCTCAATGTTATCTTTCAGGTGAGTGCATTCCTCTGTGAGATGACCATGATCCTTGTGAAAATCACAGTACTTCTTCGTGTCCCTGTATTTGTTGTACATTTTCGGTGGTCTCTGCCATTTCTCATCCTCCTTGCTGATAGCAAAAATCTGGGTTCTGGATGCAACCAGAGGAGTGTATTCGTTGAATTTGCCTCGCTTTTCAGTTTTGAACTCACTACCTCTTCCTCTGACCTGCCCGTGCCAATCTTTTCTGGGCTGCTGATTTTCTCTTTTGTCTGGGTATTCTTTTTTGTACGGCTCTTTTTTGCTCTGACTACCGTAATTGTTCTCACTTGCCACATATCGTCGTGAGGTTGCTCTGCCAATCTCTTCACTTTTTATAAATTCATTTGCCTTCCCCAGTACCTCTGCCAGGGTTGTGAATGACTTTCTGCCCAGATAGCTCTTGAATTCTCCATCCCGCAGACCAGTCATCATAGCCAGGACTGCTACCTCTTGCTGTAACTTGGGTATATTCGATGCCTCCATATTGAATCTGGATATGTACTCCCTCAGAGATTCCTGAGGTCCTTGGATGACTGACATCAGCTCCCCTGTCATCCTTTCTCTGGCAATGTTTGCCACATATTGGGTGCGAAACAAGATGGCTAACTGCCGGAAAGAGGTTATGGTGCCCTTGGGTATTTTACCGAACCAGCTCTGTGCTATCCCCTCCAGAGTGGAAGGGAAGACCTTACACCACATAGAGTCTGTATTGGTATATAGCATCATGTGTCCTCCAAAGGCAGAGAGGTGATTCGTTGGGTCTGACTTTCCGGAATATTTGCAGGTGGgcatttttatcttttccattttttccGAGAGTATCTCATCACAGAAGGGGGAATTATCAGGTTTAACTATTGCTCGGGAGGGATTTGGCATACCTGACCCGGAGTGGTGCCTCTGGCTGGGTGCTTGTTCGGTCCTTGCTCTGGGTTGAGCTCTGCTAGGCGTGATACTTTCTGCCTCATATTCTTGGCTGTCAGCCCCTTCCATCTCCTGCTGCAGATTCCTCCTCCAGACGTTCGGACTGTTTTGGGGTCTGGGACGTTTTCTCCTCTGCTCAACCTCAACCTCTGGGGCTGTCCTCATGACCTGGGCTTGTGGTGTTGTCTGAGTAAGGAAGGTCAGGACTTCTATGGCTGTGCGAATCTGGTCGGGTGAGAACTGTGCCCCCAATCGTGCTAGTGAGGCACTGGTTGGAACTGGGATGCCCTGGCCCTGGCTAGGGGTTG
This Spinacia oleracea cultivar Varoflay chromosome 6, BTI_SOV_V1, whole genome shotgun sequence DNA region includes the following protein-coding sequences:
- the LOC130463234 gene encoding uncharacterized protein, producing the protein MTESSEPIIQQIEPTSRNNQRTTKVPLFGMPQSLGPPRETPQPRAMATPSQGQGIPVPTSASLARLGAQFSPDQIRTAIEVLTFLTQTTPQAQVMRTAPEVEVEQRRKRPRPQNSPNVWRRNLQQEMEGADSQEYEAESITPSRAQPRARTEQAPSQRHHSGSGMPNPSRAIVKPDNSPFCDEILSEKMEKIKMPTCKYSGKSDPTNHLSAFGGHMMLYTNTDSMWCKVFPSTLEGIAQSWFGKIPKGTITSFRQLAILFRTQYVANIARERMTGELMSVIQGPQESLREYISRFNMEASNIPKLQQEVAVLAMMTGLRDGEFKSYLGRKSFTTLAEVLGKANEFIKSEEIGRATSRRYVASENNYGSQSKKEPYKKEYPDKRENQQPRKDWHGQVRGRGSEFKTEKRGKFNEYTPLVASRTQIFAISKEDEKWQRPPKMYNKYRDTKKYCDFHKDHGHLTEECTHLKDNIEDLIRRGYLTQFKAKSSYSRTYENRDDEGRFDNRKTEQKQNHPADQKRSNDILVITGGPVYAGTTASGAKASVSEFKHQVNYHNSGKWPAPPKIPQCTFTEDDCKGIIYPHDDPMVLALDVANRKIHRILIDGGSSANILFWPAFQELQIEEKHVKPVSYPVIDFTGATVIPERIVSLPVQIGQGKDIKDVMVDFMIVKVPAAYNAILLITSP